From a single Georhizobium profundi genomic region:
- a CDS encoding LysR family transcriptional regulator: MSLPRYDLTDLRLFIHVAEAGNLTRGAERSHLSLGAASLRIKNLEETLGTPLLRRMSQGVELTRAGETLLEHARAIQRQTERLHGDLQAYSTGLKGRVRIFANTTAITEILPAALGAYLVHHPMVDVDLEERLSPEIARAVADGVVDIGILAGTVPAEGLEMIPYQRDRLVLATPLGHALAGLDEIAFAQAIAENFVLLHAGSAIHGFAEQIASDMGTSLSIRIRVSGFEAMCRMIEAGVGVGLIPETVARRLSKSHDIALVSLSDDWATRELKICLRDRNELPVFARDLVDFLIRHNAEMSPRA; this comes from the coding sequence ATGTCCCTACCGCGATACGATCTCACCGACCTCAGGCTCTTCATCCACGTGGCGGAAGCCGGCAATCTGACCCGCGGCGCGGAGCGGAGCCATCTGTCGCTCGGCGCAGCGAGCCTGCGCATCAAGAACCTCGAAGAGACGCTTGGCACGCCGCTGCTCAGGCGCATGAGCCAGGGGGTGGAGCTGACGCGGGCCGGTGAGACATTGCTTGAGCATGCGCGCGCAATCCAGCGCCAGACGGAGCGGCTGCATGGCGACCTGCAGGCCTACTCCACAGGCCTCAAGGGTCGGGTCCGCATCTTTGCCAACACGACGGCGATCACGGAAATCCTGCCGGCGGCGCTCGGCGCCTATCTCGTTCATCATCCTATGGTGGATGTGGACCTCGAGGAGCGGCTGAGCCCGGAAATTGCACGCGCCGTCGCCGACGGTGTGGTGGATATCGGCATTCTGGCCGGGACCGTGCCCGCCGAGGGTCTGGAGATGATCCCGTATCAGCGCGACCGGCTCGTGCTGGCGACACCGCTCGGCCATGCTCTGGCCGGTCTTGATGAGATCGCCTTCGCACAGGCGATTGCCGAGAATTTCGTGCTGCTCCATGCGGGAAGCGCCATCCACGGCTTTGCCGAGCAGATCGCCTCCGACATGGGCACGAGCTTGTCCATCCGGATACGCGTATCGGGCTTCGAAGCCATGTGCCGCATGATCGAGGCAGGTGTCGGTGTCGGCCTCATTCCAGAGACGGTGGCGCGAAGGCTCTCGAAGAGCCACGATATCGCGCTGGTTTCGCTTTCCGACGATTGGGCGACGCGCGAACTGAAAATCTGCCTCAGAGACCGCAACGAGCTGCCGGTCTTCGCGCGCGACCTCGTCGACTTCCTGATCCGCCACAATGCCGAGATGTCCCCGCGGGCCTAG